The following DNA comes from Epinephelus moara isolate mb chromosome 2, YSFRI_EMoa_1.0, whole genome shotgun sequence.
tagcctcactgtagtctgtagctctgactgcttctctgtgctccgcgttcaaGTGTGCGcacttgcgcgagaccagcgaaagcatgagctttgctcacccgtgtttacatcacgtgacacgtgcaccgcaagGGGAGACAGcagtaaccacagagctaaaagataatttgcactacggtcttttagcaaaggacagcccaacatgtctgaagactttgaaattgaggaggaacagcatttctttgttgagccgagTATACGGAtgcggaactcaggctactggacgaagcagccgcagcagaataccggagtcgaggactggaaacctggtggtgtagttgtttcaaatgcaaagcaatgccaacggatgaggaaagtctttgctgctcagactgggaattggcagtgcctgcacttgagaatctggacatcagtactgacgagactgctgctcttcagagaccgtgcaacaccgatcaccctgagcgcgtacacgtgagcgcggagcacagagaagaagTCAGAgatacaggctacagtgaggctaaaaacagagttcatatgacgtttttcgaaacaactttttatgtcggggctgcagcacacttggatcactacggatgagcagtatggagatactttgtggattcaattttgtgttctgggacattagtctggggcgccgtcagccattaggtgtgctagccgctccccccgccgatctccacaagggatctgaggactctaaaacttcaccagggcctccatcggcatatgggtgagcagataatggctgaattttcatttttgggtgcactatccctttaacggAGGGTGTTGCAATGCAGAATGGaaataaacatgaatgaataacaacaaaaaacacacgtGTGCACATGCacgtgcacacgcacacacacgcacgcacgcacgcacgcacacacacacacacacacacacacacacacacacacaggaaaacatTTTGTATGCTCATGTGTCTTTTTGGCAGTTAGGACATAGTAATGCATCGTGTACAGTAATGACAATCTGAAGGAATCTACTGATCTTTCAGATCAATATAAACAAACTCACCAAAGACAAAAACTCAGTCACTGACATGGGGAGGTCAGCTTTCTGTAGTTGGTCTCTACCTTCCACTTCCATCACAAATGGATAATTTAAGTGACACCGCCACACACACCCTGCAGATGATCGCTGCAACGCCTGATTTGGTGTGGATACATCCTGAGTCTACAATGTTCAGACTCCTTCACTGAGGCTTGGACAATAATGCTTAGACTCACCCGAGTCTAAACCGTAAGTGTTTCAGACGTGTTTTTCCCTCGCATGTCTCACATAACAGATGCTCTCTCATTTTAATCTGTTCAGCTGTCCGTACTGGCGCTGTGCAGGCTTGCATCTCAGCTGCGTCTCATTGGCGTAACCATGGCCTTAAGTGTTTAGTTACAtttcaagtgtattttttgattgattgattgattgatttttttttttacaatatgtCTGATGAAAAGGCACTgaataaatatgtttatgtaCATTTTGCAACCTAGATAGAGCACAATGTGCTGTCTCTGAATAGAGGCAGAGAGCAGCACACCCTGCTCTGGTATGTACTTCTGTCACTTTTGTGCAGCAGCTGGGAAGCAAGACACAGGAACTTCTTTGGTATGAGTTGAAGTTGCAGCTCCAGTTGAGAGAGGGTGATTCTTTTAGATCCACATTGTAAATAAAAAGCAATTCAGAAATAAAAGCATCATGTcaagcagcaaaaaaacaaaaaacaaaaacaactttacCTTGCAGGGGTGCATGAGAGCACAGAGCTTAGTATGAAGCATTTGAGTGAGGTCATACGAATGTTGGTGAGACGGATGGTTCGGATTGAAGCCAGGACCTCTGCAGTCAGTCGGGGGTTCTGAAACTCGTACAGAAGGACCAGTAGATCCATCAGCTCCTCTGGTGGCTGTGGCTTGCTCAGCTCTAGCATTAAATGAGATAAAAGATTCCCATTATTCAAATTATATTCTGACtagaatgaaaatgaaataagagtactttaaaagtgctatCACTCCTGGTATACAACCTTGGGGCACATTTTCACcctacttttttttatatttgatttgTCTCAACTCACACTTTTCAGTTATGAGCaaatgagggttttttttgtacaatCCATTGGTAAAAAGTAACTAATTTACTGGACGCTATGGTGAACTCATCCTGAAATTTTTGCAGTGGGGATATAAAAGACTTACTTTATTTCTATACCCATAAGAACACATGAAGCTCCATCTGATAATGTCCAGTATCTGTCCAGTTAATGTTAAACAGAAAGGTAACAACATTCTGGGATTCAGAATTTAATATAACTGCTTGGCCTGAATGGACTGGATGTCTAATGTTGTGTACCCACCAAACGCGAATTCACAAATTCGCGCGTagagattacatacaaagtcaatgcaaagatgcGATTAGACGCGAATTCACAACGGGCGGCGCAATGGACGCGTCTAGCGCGACGCGATGGACGCGTAGGCGTGGCGCGATAGCCGCGAAATTCGCGTCCATCGCCTCATCGCTCAAGTtggaaaatattgaacttttgaggcgaattcgtgtgacgctgtgccgcgaaagccaatcagcgttgagattcaTGACGCCAGTGACGTCTTGACGCCCcaacgtccagttgttgacacaacaataaactgctatacaccggagacagatggacaggcgctccgcagctgaaatggagcgcctgtagctggtgtcctgccgggagatcctggcgccaaccctcaccaacaggtcctcaaactgggcccccgtcagcctgaagtaccgctgaaagcagctatcatccagacggagttcctggaggaggttgtgaaactcgccgagctggatgcgcttctgcaggatagggtgaacccaaaaacaacggcgtttggccctccgacgcatctgggacttccagagcaggtacaaagcagcaatggtggttatctcagccatggttgagGAGAGAATGGCAGGCCAGATGTTGTTATCCAGTGAAAATGGGCGGGCTCGCTACTTGCGCAACTGACGCGATAAcgcaaattaacaaaatggtctgGCGTCTAAATTCATGCGTTATACGCGAGTAAATCGCGTTCATagcgtttggtgggaacacagcatgaAGGGTATTTATGATGATTTCTAACTTTTTTAACTTAACTGTAACTGACCTAACAgtacaataattaaaaaaatataaaattaaagtagtagtagtagataGTAGTAGATAGTAGTAGATAAAGAGTAGTAGATAAAGAAAATAGGCTTGGGCATAATCACAGTATTATGGTACTCCAGGGTATGTAGAAATCCTGatcatatgatttttttccgTCAAAAATAGAGACATTCATCTTCCTATTAAACTCATTGTATGTAGTACACATCAtgcgccaccagaggtcagtctttGGTCTCTACTTGaagaacaggcagctgagctgacagaCACTGACTCCTGGCATTGGGGATAATACTACGAGACTGCAAACAGCCAGCCAGCAACAGCAGAGACTGTGGggaaaactgtttatttttacatctaaTGCTGTAAATTAAGGGATTATTTCGACCAAACCAGAGTGGGTACTTGATGGAACAGTGGACTACATAATTAAATGGCTAACAAGACCAACCAAGATGGTTttagtgagttttattttgtttctctcaaGTTTGAATGAGGTGTGTTTTAAGATGACTTAAAAGGCAATTTAGCTAACGTTATTCTTAGTTCGCCACACATTAATGACGTCATATACCGTATACCCCAGTAAAAATTCAGAAAGGTATGAAGGTTTGAAAAATTAGATACCACCAAAGCCTTAAACAGATAATATTTTAAACTAagatgcctgtggatattctcatttatccaggtcatagttatctcaaggcaattcaGGCGaatgcaactggacttagttttgtcttagaagtcGTTTCACCTTTTATCCAAGAgggaggcttcatcagttcatgcttgtctgactaggctggaactagtctgacaaactggtgtggaaacccaggtatttaacctctgaggaGGCCTTCACAAgaccactgatgtcattggttTGTTAGTGCTCCAAGGTGTGTCAATGACggtcgttgaaactcctgctgcaacggtGGTCGTTGAAACTTGGTCGTTAAAAGAAGCCATTTATAgtcgggtttccatccacctatttttaacaaaccaatgacatcagtggccttaaatacctgggtttccacaccagtttgtcagactagttccagcctagtcagataAGCATGAACAGATGAAGCCttttggataagaggtgaaacgtcatctaagacaaaactaagtccagttgcgttcgattcaattgcatTGAGATTTTAAACTAAGGTGAGTTCAACTTcttcaaacatgaaaacaatgtaCTGTCTAGGCAAAACTGAAAAGAACATATACGATACCTCTGACAAGGTACTTCCGAAGGGCATTTGTGATCTGGGCCACAGTGGTGCTCTTAATGCTGCAGCCAAGTTGCTGGAGAAGCACACGGTTACCATAATGCAGCAGTCCACCCATAAAGATGGGATAGAGCTCAAATGGCTGGCCTTCACTGTACTGCTGTGGCTGCGGGCCATGGACTCCTAGAAGGCTTTGCTCCACCTGATCCAGGACATCTTCATTGTAACTATCCTCGGTGCGGAACATCTCAGCTGCCATCGTTTTGGCAATGCTGCCTTTATTGTGACCGCTGATTTTCTCATAGAGTTTTGGAAAAAGCTTAAGGAGGTTGAATATGGCAAATACTCTGAGGGGGATGAACTTAGAAAGGATGTTGACAAGGGCACTGACATCCTCACTTGCCTGACCAATTGCCACAGACACCTGCCTACTCAGCTTCTCCAGAGCTGATTTATTCTCTCCTAGAACAACATAGAGGGCTGCCAGATACTCCTGCATGGCTGGGACAGCAAATACATACCGTCTCTCATCATTCTGACTGGGCTCTTCGGATAAATGCTTGGCATTTTGTACACAGGGAGCCAAGAAGAAGTCTAGCACGTCAGTCCGGAACATGGCCAGCTGATGTAGCTCCTCATCTGTCTTGGTCTTTCCTCCTATCCACTGCTCCAGTTCCTTTTCTGAGAACGACGTGCGTTTGTATGTTACACCGTCAAACGCAAGTTTCCCAACTGTACGGACTACATATAACATCAGAGAACTCTGGTGCTCCTGACTGGGTACATTTGTCCCTGTCCTTGTGCCCAGCACCTCACCGCCAAAGTTGAGCCTGAGGAAACTAGTGTATATGCCAGTCAGTGTGCGGATGGGTGCTTTAGCATCTGTGAAATGGAGGAAGTGTAAGGTGGCACACGTGAGCCAGCAGTAGGAGGGGAGGAAGCAAGCTGTAGCCAGCTGGCTTTCTCTCTGAAGATTGAGGTAGAGCAGCTCTATAAGAGCCTGGGCCTCATGGTTACGTGAAATCTCCCCACTCTGCTGCAGTAGGCGGCTGGTGAAGTAGGCTCGCTGACGGTCTGGATCATTGAAGCCACAAATCTGTGCATAGCGACTCACATACTTCTGAGGAATACAGTCCAGGGCAGACAGTCTGGTGGTAACCAAGATGCTGGCCTGGGAAACATACAGCAGCCAACTTCCATAACCATGaatcacacacattaaaaataacacactttagagaaaaaaaggattacaaaatgtgaatgtgaatgtttttgattacttttgcaAACCCCTAGGCTTGTTACACCTTAGTTATGTTCATTGATTAGGCAGAAACACAGTATCTCTCTGAAGAACAGAGTCCAGTCCCTCATAAATGCAAGGTAAAGAGATGGGGAAATATGACCTATACTACAATGGCTTACATGGTAAATTGTTCATATTGCACATTTCCACAGCTCTAATTCCATTGGCACAATATGTCAGTCATGTCATACTCAACAATCTGCTATAAACACTTTCTCTTTTTAACCAAAGTTCTGATTTCACtcattaattaattactttGTTAAGTAGGTGTCAATGAAACTCAGCACTTCCTGCAGTTGTTTCACattatcttttacttttttgcGTTTAATTTCCTTCAACCACCTGTAAGGCTTTAAATTATGGCCAAGTACTGATCCTGTGTAGGATACACAGGAAGgcaaggaagaaaaacaaggaaggaaatattaaaaagcctttattgtagtAGCTAAATTGttaaaagagccaacatgtttcgaccactgcaggtcttcgTCAGGGCTTTCAATACATACAACATAGGTATGGCCACACCTTTATAGTGGCaggaaccaatcagaggccatcACATGACCCATATTTTGGCATGGCAGGTGAATTAAAtagataataatgaaaaaacaagttaataaaatacagtgtcATGAGATAAGATACccagaaaaaatacatttaaatacataaacacCTATCCTAACCCATAGACTGTAAGAAAGAAATG
Coding sequences within:
- the nlrx1 gene encoding NLR family member X1 isoform X2, coding for MHVDPLILERNAEERAVLLSSPLQTHTSSSHSVTVEQLFEPTNASSEGRGLNVVLYGAVGTGKSTVVRKLVLDWCSGTTLTHFKLLVPFSCEDLGQLSKVASLRDLVSRKYLHLRKNPLLSGEGNQAKNVLFLFNGMEKMNLDFRIGATELCSDPNEVLPPSVVVVNLLRKYLLPEASILVTTRLSALDCIPQKYVSRYAQICGFNDPDRQRAYFTSRLLQQSGEISRNHEAQALIELLYLNLQRESQLATACFLPSYCWLTCATLHFLHFTDAKAPIRTLTGIYTSFLRLNFGGEVLGTRTGTNVPSQEHQSSLMLYVVRTVGKLAFDGVTYKRTSFSEKELEQWIGGKTKTDEELHQLAMFRTDVLDFFLAPCVQNAKHLSEEPSQNDERRYVFAVPAMQEYLAALYVVLGENKSALEKLSRQVSVAIGQASEDVSALVNILSKFIPLRVFAIFNLLKLFPKLYEKISGHNKGSIAKTMAAEMFRTEDSYNEDVLDQVEQSLLGVHGPQPQQYSEGQPFELYPIFMGGLLHYGNRVLLQQLGCSIKSTTVAQITNALRKYLVRELSKPQPPEELMDLLVLLYEFQNPRLTAEVLASIRTIRLTNIRMTSLKCFILSSVLSCTPASYHLEELDLSSCLLTHNMLQMLWPAFRHTHNLNLQFNSLGPESCILLRDLLLDPKSSIRALQLCDNPLLESGACTLLEALPENQSLTHLTLMHTGLGDQGALELAEKLQQHTALQELNVAYNNIGDNAALTLVDACREHPSLHTVHLYLNPLSDVGKQSLYVRGVPKSHSGRRVKVLASVTEGSDISEDWHPILSVIRENASSWDRERVKQQLKVFLRDLEWGRQQQQSLWKRLHFRRVEKGVRQTLQMLEKNTLPPSMG